The stretch of DNA GGAAAAGATAAAAAGTCAGTAAATAATAGCTAACAATGGTCaaccccttcttcttcttcttcttcttcttcttgacagTGTAGGAAACCAGATGTTTAGTATGTCACTCTCTTTTATGCTagtaccacacaaacacaagacaGTAAAAGACATTGCATAGTAAACTgacttattacaacaataaaggtTTAGTTCGTCAAAATAAAAGAAGTCTAGTGTTTTGCATATTGTTTAGAATCCTAGAACAAAAACACAGGAGGAAGTATAGATAGAGTGGACATTTGAATTTCAATGATGAGCTATGGAGCTAAAGGGAGTTGCACGATGCCATGATGATATCCTTGAGTTGAGTAGCTACGTCCACCATCGTTGGCCTACATTCTTCGTCTCTAGCTGAGCAGCTAAGGGCAAGTTCTACCATTGCTTTCAGATGGACCTCATCTAGAATTGGTCCAtttctagtgatttttggatCCACGACATCGCCGAGGCAGTTAACTGCATAACATTCCCTCACCCACTCTAATAAACTAACCGCGTCTTAGTTTGATTGAGCGAAGGTGGAATGGGATTTCCCTGTCACGAGTACAAGAAGAATCGTACCAAAAGCAAAAACATCAGAACTCTCTGCCACCCTGCTCGACTTAAAATACTCAAGTGCAATATAGCCAATTGTCCCTCTTACGACCTCTTCCACATACTTTTTACCTACTGGAATTGAAATAGACAATCTAAAGTCTGATAATTTGACAGAATCGTCTTGGTCTAAGAATACATTTGCAGGTTTCAAGTTTCTGTGTACGATAGGCCTGTCAAAAGCTGTTTGCAAATAGGCAACTGCATGAGCAATCTCCCACGCAATACTTAGCCTATCCTTCCACTCAAGTGTCTCTTTGCTTTCCCCCTCGTCATTGATTATCCGACTCTCAAGAGTTCCCTTTTCTTCCCACTCATAAACCAAAATAGGATACATTATGTGGAGACAACACCCTATAAGCCTATGGACATTCGTATGAGTACCCATTTCTGTGGCTACTGCAATTTCGTGACACCCGAACGTATTATAATGAGTattataatgataatgataataagtAGATTCCCCAATTTTATTACCAATACCTTTAACCTGAACCAATTTGTCATCCCATATATAGAAAGGGTTTGTATTGATTGTATGAAGGATACATTATACTGATGTTTACATTTATATTTATAGAGACAAATAGACCTCTAATTTAGGTTAGAATATGGAGCTTATAGACAAGATTTATACACTAGCTATATTtacaaaatattaatatttacttTGCTTATTTGTGATTATGTGAAGATATGGAGGATAAAGGAGGATCTTGGTTAATACTCCCCCTCAAGATGGACTTCGGAGGTAGAAGACCAATCTTGTCTCGCAGTTCTTGAAATCGTGGCTTGTGAAGCGGCTTGGTTAGCGCATCAGCAAGTTGATCTTTGCCAGCAATGGGTTGTATTCGAATGCGACCGAGTTGTAGCTGTTCACGAACAAAGTGAAAGGCAAGAGCCATGTGCTTCATTCTTGAAtgaaaaaccggatttttggcatAGAGGGTTGCAGACAAATTATCACAGTAGATGGCAGGTGCTTTGGTGGTGACTATGCCGAGTTCAGTGAGCAAGTTGCGCAGCCAGAGAGTTTCAGTAGTGACAGCAGCGACAACGCGGAATTCTGCTTCGGTTGTAGATAGGGCCAGACCACGTTGCTTCTTCGATGACCAGGAGATTGGATTGCGTCCGAGTTAAATGAGGTAGCCAGTGGTGGAGATGTAGGATTGTTTGTCACCTACAAAATCAACGTCACAGAAGGCATGAAGACACAAAGACATAAAGGTGAGGTAGGATGAAGTTGGAGACCATGGTTTTGAGTGCCTTGAAGGTAATGGAGTAAGCATTTCAGGGCAGTCCAGTGTGTGGACGTGGGGTGATGAAGAAACTGAGCTAGACGGTTGACAGTGAAAGCAATGTCTGGTCGTGTGAGAGAGAGAGATATTGTAGGCTCCCAACGATGGCGCGATAATCCGAGTGATCTTGGACTGGTTTTTTATCTTCACGGATAAGTTGGATGTCCGTGGCAATAGGAGTATTTATAGGTTTTGCTTCAGACATTTTGTACTTGGTTAGTAGGTCGTATATGTATTTAGATTGATTGAGGTGTATGCCGAGATCATTATGTACGACCTCGATGCCAAGAAAATAAGAGAGCGGTCCTAAATCTTTTATTGAGAATCGGTTTGCTAAATTTGTTATAAATTGTTGTATATGAGTGTGGTTTGGACCAGTGATAATAATGTCGTCGACGTAGACAAGCATGTAAATACAGGTCGTTGTGGTTTTTAGAAGAAATAGTGAAGAGTCTGATATGGACTGTTTGAAACCATAGTTGACAAGGTATGTCTTAAGTTCGGTATGCCATGCGCGAGGTGCTTGTTTTAAGCCATATATGGCCTTGTTTAGCTGGCATACGAAGGTAGGGTGAGCGGAATCAACAAAGCCTTGCGGCTTGGCCATATACACATTATTAAGGTGCCTTGTAGAAAAGCGTTATTAACGTCAAGTTGTCAAAGTGTCCAATTGTTGGTGACCGCGAGAGAGAGAATGAGTTTTACGGTAGGTGGTTTAATCACGGGACTAAAGGTTTCAGTATAGTCGATGCCAGGTCTTTAGTGAAATCCCTTAGCCACGAGACGTGATTTATGTTGTTTTAGGGTACCATCGGGATTATATTTAATCCGATATACCCATTTGCAGCCGATTACATTATGAGAGGGTTGTCCAGAGACGAGAGTCCAAGTTTTATTACGGACAAGAGCATCATATTCGTCCTGCATAGCATGACGCCATGGAGGAAGGACAAGCGCTTGTTTGACCGTGTTTGGTAGCGAGTGAGTTGTGGTGGAAGCTTGAGCGAGGTTTGCATATTTAGGATTGGGCTTTCGAATATTATTTTGAAGACGAGTGACTAATGTGCTAGGTGGTTGTGGGTTCGTTGCGGGTATGGTGGCCGAGGTGGATGGAGGTGTGGTAGATGTCGAGGGTGCAGCGGTTGATGAGGGGGTGGTGGTGCTTGTTCGGCGAGTATATACGTTATGAATGGGATGTCGAGATTGGTAGGCAGCAGGTGGAATGGTGCTGGAAGCGTCATTGGGAGGGTGCGATAATACAGGAATAACAAGGTTACACCATTCATCAGGATTGGTGTGAGTATGAGGGGTTGATGTAGCAGTAAGAAGACTTTGGTAGGCAAATTCGTCTTCAATAAATTTAACATGACGAGAAGTGTAAATACGATTGGTCTTGGGATCAAGGCAGTGGAAAGCACTTTGAGTGGTAGAGTATCCTACGAAGATACAAGGTGTAGATCGATAATCGAGTTTGTTCTTGGTATAGGGCCGAAGCCATGGGTAACATAACCAACCAAAATTGTGTAGTTTGTCATAGTTTGGTTCGACATTGTGGAGTTTAAAATACGGAGTTTGGTTGTTTAAAGTTCGAGTTGGTAGACGATTAATTAGATAGGTGGCGGTACTAAACGCAAAAGGCCATAAGGTGGTTGGGAGGCCCGCATGGGATAGGAGTGCGAGCCCAGTTTCAACTATGTGACGGTGACGTCGTTCCGCGTATCCATTATGTTGGGGAGTGTGAGGCGGAGAGGTTGAATGACTTATACCATTATCGAGTAAGGCGAGAGTTAATTTCTGGAATTCTCCACCATTGTCGGAAAAAAAATGTTTAACGGTTgtattaaaatatttttctacGAGAGCCTTAAATCGGAAAAAGACTTGAGTGGTTTCGGATTTTTGTTTTAATGGAAATAACCAAATATATTTAGTAAAGTGGTCGACAAATATAACATAATATTTATATTTTTCGCGTGATAGAACGGGACTTGTCCATAGGTCCGAGTAAATTAATTCGAGTGGTTTAGTTGTTTTGAATGACGATGTTGCGAATGGTAATTTCGTGCTTTTACTGACATGACacgaattgaaaaaagaaaaatcgaaaaattgaaatgttgcatttttattaatgagTTTCATTACATCATAAGTCGGGTGTCCTAATTTATGATGCCACGAAAGAGGAGTTGAGCCTTTCTTGGTGAAGTAGGTGTGGGGTTGGGACGGGCTCAACTCGTAAATTCCGTCTTTAGCTCGGCCCTGGAGGAGTATCGTTCCCGTCGAGATTTCCTTAAATAAACGAAGATGATGAGAAAATTACATACGCATTATTTTCTCGACATAATTGTGAAATAGATAAAATATTACGAGAGATACGAGGTACATGTAAAACATTCGTAAATTTGAGCGATGAGAAAGGTAAGCGAAGCGAACCTATATTAGCAATGTCCAACGAGGAACCGTCTCCAATAAATAGGTTGTCTGGGCCGATATAAGGGGAGTGAAGGGCAAGAGTGTCAAGGTCGTGGGTGACGTGGTGGGAGGCCCCACTGTCGAGCAGGTAGTTGGGGTTGGGGCCGAGGTTGTTGGCGATGGCGGTGTTGGCCTGGGGTGGGGTCTGGTTGTTGCGAGATGGTGGAGAAGGAAACACAATATTAGGAAATAATTTCCTAAAGAAGGGGTAATTGGCAATTACATGACCCGTTTGCCTACACCATTGACATCGACCCTTAAAGGGTCGTGGGGTTGCATTGGTGGAGGCCGAGGGTTGGTGGGGCAGAGGGTTGTAGTTGTTGGCAGACGGCTGGTATTGGTGACGATGGTTGCCGcggctgttgttgttgttgtttcggTAAGACAGGTTTGCAGTCGGTTGGAACAAATCATTTGATGGTTGTTGTTTGATGAAGTAATTTTTCATGAAGGAGTTCAAAAGAAATTGGGTTGTCATGGTTGCGGACGGTGTCGATGACTGACTTATAGAGGTTGTAATCTAGGCCAGGGAGGACTTTCGATATGATGTCATCGGGGTCGACGGTTTTGCCCAACAATGCGAGTTGGTCAATACAGGTTTTAAAAGAATTTATGTAGTCACTGATCGATTGATCAGAGTTTTTGACTATGGAGTCTAGACGGTCTTTTAGTTGTAAAATATGCGCTCTAGACGGGTTTGCATAGGTGGAAGCGAGGATGTCCCACGCTTCCTTGGCCGTGGTGGCTCTCACTATTAGGGATTGAACGGTGGCACTCAAAGTGCCCATGAGAGCACCCAGAATAAGACCGTGTTGTTTAAGCCATGAGAGATAGGCCGAGTTCGGTTTCTCCTGCTTGTCATCACCCGTGATGGTTGGTGATGGGGCGGGTTGGGTTCCATCAAGAAACCCGAATAGGCTATAGCCAAATAGGATGTTCATGAGTTGAAACCTCCATGAGACATAATTCATGGGGTTCAACTTGACACAATTATTGAGGCTGAGTGATATCAAGGGTGTAGTGGTGTCGTGAGGGTTAGGAATGGTGATTTCTGGAGTGGACATGGTGGCGGGTGTGGTGATGGTGACGGAAATAGGGTTGGACGTTTGAAGGAGGTGGCGTGCCGAGGTGAGAGAGGGTTGTTGATGGATCGTTAAGAGCTCCTAGATACCATATAGAAAGGGTTTGTATTGATTGTATGAAGGATACATTATAATGATGTTTACATTGATATTTATAGGGACTAATGGACCTCTAATTTAGGTTAGAATATGGAGCTTATAGACAAGATTTATACACTAGCTATATTTACACAATATTAATATTTACTTTACTTATTTGTGATTATGTGAAGATATGGAGGATAAAGGAGGATCTTGGTTAATACCATACACCTCTTAAAGTGTTCAAATACTGAGTAGGTCGCCCAATTATCTGATCTTTGTCTACAAGCATAGAGTTGATTTCGTCAACTGAGAAGCAGTATATGAAATTGGTCCTGCCATTAAACAAGTAAATCCTCTCCTCTAGTAGCGTTGCTCCATTCTTATTAAAATTTTCTTCATTTCCACTGAAAATCTGATATTTACCACTTTACTAAATTAACCATAAATAAGTAAGTAGCAGTAATATATCAAACAGATTACAGTAGAGTGCAGACAGTTATACATCTATAAGTAAGTAGCAATAATATATCAAACAGGAGAACTCACAATGGACAATTATTGTTAGGCATATAGTATGACTAGTGGCGAAATAACATAACATGTCTCGGACAAATTAGCTTATGTATTATAAAGTaaataatataattgtaattatGATAAATAGTTATTAAATAGTAAAAGGAGAGAGCTTATCTGGATAAGGAGGAGGTTGTGACGTGACTTGAGGTCACTGTCCTAAAGTCAAATATGCCCCGTCTGCTACACACGGCCTCAATGGCATTCGACCCCCAGGATTAACACAACCGCTGCGACTTCGGTGTAGGCAAAGACGCAGATGAGAACAGCCAAGATCATTGCcagaaaacctcaaagaatatttcTTAAGAATGTATGGGAGAATAATAATTTTTGTTGTCTCAAAACTGAAGGAGAATGTTTGTTTATATAGGCTAAACAAGCTTAAGAATTAACGAAATAAGTTTTTGGAAAATAAGAAAGCATGGTAAACCGGGCAATCAGCTTGGATGACCACAACAATCAATTCCGTAGACTGCGCCAATCAGTCTCGGAAATTGAACCTTTGAAAATATTAAAAAATGTTCCAAAAAACAACTTAACTAGtatttttccaatgtgggacaaaaagACTATTAGAGCCAttattccaacaatcccccacaatGGCGAAAATAGGAGTAAGAGAGAAAAAATTGAGGTAATTAAGGCAACGGGGATTTTGCGTTTAGCTGTAGGTGTCTGTGGACTTTAACCAACACCCAGTGACATACAAATTTTCTCAAACCGCCATTTTTGGTGGACTAAGCCTTTAACCTTTTGATGGAGTTGGTAAGAGAATTTTTGCGCACTTGCTTGATTCCAAATCAGGGCTAGAACTCGCATAATCCATGAACTCATCATGAACTTTAAGGATAGGAACAAATTATACTTGCCCCTCACGTAATTCCCGGTTATTTAATGAATGTCTCTAGAGGTCCAAAACCTAAAGAACCTCTTGGGGTTAGGGCGAGAAACCCCCACAATCACATAGGTGAGTTCATTAGGTTTGATTGTCGCAAACCATCCATAAAGACTATGAACTCATTAAGAGCCATTGCTCAACCTTCCACAATGACAATATATCTGTAACTACAAGAAATGCACACAAAGTAATACCACATCACTTTATTAAATAGGAATGGTAGTAGTATTACATCTCGAGTTCCTTGTGACTTAGTTTTACCCGTTGAACTTAGATGAACTAAGACGGGTATCCATCACAATTCACCCCTTTACAGGTTTTAAACCCATTCCTAGTGGTGCCACCAACACCAACTTCTACCATGGCCAATAGTAGGAGGATCTCAATATCCTCTTCACATTTTAATAAGTACGTACTATTATGATATCACATTGTGTAAGGGATCTCAATATCCGCTTACAATTTCACAACCTTTGTGAACTCATTGATATTGATCATATTTTCATCATCCTTTTGTTCAATAGTCACCTTATTGTAGCTTCTTACCGATGCATGACCATCAATATAATGGATCTCAAAGCACCCCACAGAAGAATATATGCTAGTAGACCACTGAACCTTTCAACTTCTTGTCCTGCCAATTCTAGCATAATAACTTCACATCTTATTGCATATTAACAACACAATTTGTATAGTTATCATACATGATATAGCATTATGAAAAATTGTATCTAAATGTCAAATGAACTACATCATTATTTAACGTTCATTCAAAATCCAAACTCATTCTCAAAGATGCAATTGTTTTCATTGATTAACTTACCAAAAACCAGGGTGTCCATCAACTATTACAACGACATAAGCTATATCATATCTCTCCCCTAACACGTACAAATATCATATATATGCATATAATTACTTTCCACCAAATTCATTTTGTCATGTATAAACTCAAGAATACATCTTAAATAGCTCATATATTAGTGATCCAATTATCACCAATAACTTCCATTAAAGAAAAATCccgaaaacaaaaccaaaaaaaatatagATTATGCATCTTTTACCTTTTCTTGGTTTACTAAAAGCATTTAAACCAAATAAAAGGTAATTACTCGAATACATATATTGCCAACCAACTATTCATAAATTTCTTAAACGGATAAACAGGTTTATACAAACCCAATATCAGAGTATTCACAACTATCAATCATTCCCATGTAATTGTCATTATCACTACCACTTCCAACACTGAAACTCAAATAAAATACGTCAGAGTTAAGGATAGTCATACTTTCACCAGACGCCCCCACAATCCACAACTTACTCAAAGCATTAACTAAGCAGACACCTTTTAAACCAATTGATTAATGCTCGTAAGAATTGGACAAtttaatcttaaaaaaaaaacgtaaaactTCCAGCTCAACTACAAACTTCACGTAGTGATAAGGTCAATATTATATGCTCAAAGCTAACATTTAAGATGACATAAGATGATAAACAAAAATCACCTTTTCTGAAATATGTCATCAAACATCATTATTGTCATATAGGAACTTATTAACATCATAAACCAAGATGCCAAATTATACTTTGTCATAACCAACTATTCATAACAAGTTATTTTAAATCCAATTTTGTATTGCACAAACATACAATATTTTCTTTTAAGATGCTCCATATATATCCAAGTACATCACATAAGGGAAACATTTTTCATAACTTAAAGAGAAAACACAACTTTTCAAAGTTTGCTCAAAAAAATACTACTTCCCCCACATGTTATCACATCATACATAAGTGATAACATAATATAACGATCACGAAATTATACACAAATATGTAGGGATACATATGAGAATTTCACATATGATataattttgagaaaaaaaataaactcatttttattttttgggaGGTAAGTACATATCATGGTTTCATTTTTGTCAACTGTATAAATGGCAAAAGTTATGAACCACCACATTTGTTTACTCACTTAGAGAACAACTCAAAAATTATCTGATATTGAAAAACAAGAGAACAACTAAAATTTGTCTCATAGATGTACTCATATCTCCACATATCTTGCTACTCTATAACACACATGTTTCATAGCTCAGATATTAAAAATATCATTACATTAAGACAAATCAAGCAATAGACTAAGTGtcacaaaatcaaaaaaaaaaaaatatgtgacCCATTATATTCAGTATATATTTCCTATCATCCATCATGTTATAAAAACATTCACACATTATTAAACTTTTcaaccaatcgttggttggcgcagtggtagcatggggctgcgcttggtagggaggtctgcggaacgatcccccacaactgcgattgggaggggtttaaataccgtaatccttggacacgccccgaaatccggattagtcggcccaatgtggtttgGATTACCGggtggtttagaccaaaaaaaattaAACTTTTCACAAACTCATGGGAGATGATTCTATATACTTTTGAGTgattaaaaaaaacaataaaccCATCCACGAGTAACGATACAAGTCACAATTTATTTGTTGTTAACTATTTTCCTTTCTTCTGATTATACTTGATAATAGCATTCAAACATACATATCATGTATTAAAACTTGGAATAGTACCAAAAACATATGTCACATACAAATTAAATACAAAGCTCAAAGTTTGACAAATTCCACATAGAATTCAATGATTCAGCATTTGTTTAAACAAAAAGCTAGGCAAGTGAAATATACTGGTGaaattccaaaaaaaatatataaattccCACGTTATTAATTCCCAACATTGAGAACTTCAATTTGGAAAATTGCAAATAATTACTTAGACCTCCATTTTGGGagaaaaaaaattgtgaaaaatacataactaattacTCACAAAACCAACAAAGCTTCCATGACAAATATTTATAATCATGAACAATATCGTAGTAACGTATACAAACCTTTCTCCTTACGCTCATAGTGTAAATGCACAACAAAATCATTCAAAAGTCTGGCAAGTGTGTGATCAAATACGTGAGCACTTATTAAACAACTAAAGAGCAAAAGATTAAGTTGTGAGTATAATTATGTATCAACCATTTTCTTTATACAAAACCACGGCCGTTCTACATGTACTACCTGGTGCCACTACTCATTATATATGTTAATTAGCATAAGGTCGTACACGTGACATATATGTaagaaaagaataaaaataaGATACATTTTGGTGACAGATAagcagaaacaaaaaaaattgccatatcaccttaaaaaaaaaaattaacgacCAAGAATATTTGACTTTAGATTGTTAGGCATATAATATGACTAGTGGCGAAATAACATAACATGTCTCGGATAAATTAGCTTATGTATTATAAAGTaaataatataattgtaattatGATAAATAGTTATTAAATAGTAAAAGGAGAGAGCTTATCTGGATAAGGAGGAGGTTGTGACGTGACTTGAGGTCACTGTCCTAAAGTCAAATATGCCCCGTCTGCTACACACGGCCTCAATGGCATTCGACCCACAGGATTAACACAACCGCTGCGACTTCGGTGTAGGCAAAGACGCAGATGAGAACAGCCAAGATCGTTGCcagaaaacctcaaagaatatttcTTAAGAATGTATGGGAGAATAATAATTTTTGTTGTCTCAAAACTGAAGGAGAATGCTTGTTTATATAGGCTAAAAAAGCTTAAGAATTAACGAAATCAGTTTTTGGAAAATAAGAAAGCATGGTAAACCGGGCAATCAGCTTGGATGACCACAACAATCAATTCCGTAGACTGCGCCAATCACTCTCGGAAATTGAACCTTTGAAAATATTAAAAAATGTTCCAAAAAACAACTTAACTAGtatttttccaatgtgggacaaaaaaCTATTAGAGCCATTATTCCAACAATTATTACTCGTAATAAAATATCAAATTGCAAATTGTACAATAGTCTTATAAAGAGACCATTTAGGAAAGACCTAACCTTTGGCTTCTCGAGCTTACGATCACACAGTAAGTATCGTAAGATGTCCGTTAGCTTCATTTATCTCAATTCGTCAGATGTTACTTCGAGTAGGTTGGAGAGTTATACTTCTTTAGTCTTTACCAATTTACACCTCATCTATTATCAATGGCGGGTAACTATAAGGATAGCTAAGAGTGGAAGACTAATTAGGAATCACAGATACTTCTGTTAGATAACGTCTCCATGTCCGATATTGTGGCATCATCTGTCAATCTGTCATATAACTTGTCCATGTCCAAAAGTTGTGTTAGAATTAAGAAACCAAAATTCAGACCATTAAGGGCATTAAGTAAGTTCCCGAGTCCCGACATAGACAAATTTCAATACGAAGTAACAGAATCAAAGAGTGGTAGCAAATGAAGGATACACATGTCGAGTGACAAAAGCTAGTTCAATGAAGCTCTAGAAGGTAGGCAAATATTCACAGAAAATGACGGATTCGAGTGCGTAATTTTACTGTTAATTATACTACTCCGTATAAAATTTGGAtgggattttcaattttttacaTAGTACCCCTTCATTTTCGGAAAATCTATGGCCGTACCCCTCAGCTATTTATAATTCTACGGAGAACATGGTACCCTTCAATAAAAAAATTCTTACGGAAAGTAATTAAACAAGAACCATATCCTCGCACaggtattatcacataaaatcaTCAATTACTAAGGACAGCAAGCTTAAATCATCACAGCGTAACAAGGTAGCAGACTATAGCCTATAACTTGTACTCGTACTAGTTAATGAGACGATCAACTATGATAGAAGTCCGAGACCGTATAACGTAGTATAGATTATAGTAGCGTATTAAAagggtaaaaaaaaaaacaaaaacaaaaaaatacgtACAGGTAATTCTCATGCATGAATAATCATCATCAAATGGGAGACTCAATCATGATGAACAAAAATAAATACATCAATAGTACTAACCTCCTACCAGGGTCAACCCTAAGTCAGGAAGCGTAGCATTTTTTTGGGTAGATAGAAAGCATTGTTAGATATTCGGATTTGATTTGAATATACTCAGTATGATTCAGAGAGTATGTAATGATGACATGATGTAGTGGTACAATTCAACAATTTTAACCACGTGACCACTAAGCTACTAGCATCttcttatatttttatttcacttATTAATATTTATCTGCTTTCTCAATTTTCTAGCTATTTTGGGGTAGCAGAATTTAATTTTTAAACCGATTCTTTTGGGTTTGGGGTAGCGAGGGCACCCATTTGCAACAAGGTAGTTTCGCCCCTGGGCCACTGCAGCCCCtgaaggggtggcttacatggtccatgtggtggtgcatGAATGCATGGGTCGGAGGATTCAACTAGACCTGACAAAAGCTACCCGACCTGAAGAAGCTGACCCGAGATCCGAACtaatcacccgaatgtgacccgaaaatccgaattgacccgacctgaacatgacccgagctttcttgacccgtactggcccgacccgaaaatgacccgatccgaaacaaccaaacccgaaaatgatcggacaaaatataactctaattaaGGCTCTatttggtaaatgacatattggccaaatttcagcatattgaagtggtttagcatgtttgacttatAAATATGTTATTTAGAGCGTTTGGTTAATGGCATATTGAAATAACATATTGGGGTCTAATATGCTATTTTGCAATATGCTGCTCCTAACAGCATATTGGGTTAGCGGATTAGAATTTTTTTTTGTCTTATTTACCACCTAAAAAAAATACTAACCTTccttttatatatttaataaCTAATTTGTTCATATCCTTATTTGTCATCTTACAAAAGATCTTAACAATCTGTTAATCTAAAATTGTCAATACCAAACACCTCTAAGACAATTCTGCTAAATAAATCTGCTAGTCAAACCTGTTAAGTCATTATGTTAGTCAAATCTACTTTTtaaatctgcttctgctaatacTAATCCGTTGTTTACCAAGTAGGGCCTAAACCAAAAAGACTTGAAAtggctatttctctattattcattgacccgaaaataacccgaaacgaaacaacccgaccctcttgacccaaaacagacccgacaacaaacccgaaacatATCCGAAATCCGAAAAGACCCGTCTCGACCCGAATTAACCTGAACTCAACGAGAGATCCGAATTGAcctgacccaaacccgacccaatgaTCCATTTTGTCAGGTCTAGATTCAACCtcctcgtcataaaaaaaaaaaatcatagtaCTACTTAATTAAAGTACACCGTATATCttacaaaaaattgaaaaatataaataaataactaAGATGAAATGAGTAAGTTATTTTACAACGATTGTAAGCAAGATTTACGGCCCTTccaaattgttccgggtgtaattccggagcaggattgtgaccacttgagcttgtagaatgatgtcgttgcttgtctcttcctttcgctcttttcTGTAAAGATGAAccaactgagggctcggcttggggccgagcgtactc from Silene latifolia isolate original U9 population chromosome 10, ASM4854445v1, whole genome shotgun sequence encodes:
- the LOC141607257 gene encoding non-functional pseudokinase ZED1-like; its protein translation is SGKYQIFSGNEENFNKNGATLLEERIYLFNGRTNFIYCFSVDEINSMLVDKDQIIGRPTQYLNTLRGVKGIGNKIGESTYYHYHYNTHYNTFGCHEIAVATEMGTHTNVHRLIGCCLHIMYPILVYEWEEKGTLESRIINDEGESKETLEWKDRLSIAWEIAHAVAYLQTAFDRPIVHRNLKPANVFLDQDDSVKLSDFRLSISIPVGKKYVEEVVRGTIGYIALEYFKSSRVAESSDVFAFGTILLVLVTGKSHSTFAQSN